The region GGTCTGTGCAATCTGTGTTCGTTTGTgtcggtggccgtggtgttcATTCAAAACAAGCGgttagatgatgatgactgttTGGGGAGAtagtgatgatggttggctaGCTGGTAGCATTcgtaggcggtggtggtggtgtatttTGTCTGGGGTGCGTGAGCGTACTGACAAATGAATCACGATGATTGGTTTcaccttttctttcgttttgattGTTATCAGGACAGAAAAAGGAGAGACGATGGTCCTAGAATATTTTACTTACTTTAGAATATGCTAGTTAACGttttaaaaattgattttaatcgTAAAGAATTTTCCATGACGGAATGTGACGGACTTTCGCGGAATCTGCCGAAAATTGCCGGAATCACGTGTCTACAAACCGTTGGATTCAAACAAAAGGCTGCGgcatatttttaaaagattttgAATAAACGGCTACGGCTGAGCGAAGAACGCAGCCAAATTTACtcgccttctcgctcgctccctggtgcgagagggagagagggcaTTCAGATAAAGCTCGACCGCTGTCATCGAGCGGAgagcttttatttatttattttttaattttgtttacaCCGATAAGAGAAGCGTGTTATCTCTAGTTTCGTCCGAATTCTAGCTCCAGAGTTAGTAGAAAATCATTCCCCAGAACCGCGTGCACGTGAAGAAATGACTCTTGAAGCGATCAAGTACAAGCAGGGGCAGCTGCAGATTCTGGATCAACTCTTGCTGCCCGGCGAATCCCGGTACATCAGCATCACCGGCGTGGAAGATGGTTGGCGATCCATTAACAGCATGCAGGTATGTTTCGTCCTCCCGGGAAACGGTGCTGACGAGAAGGGACTCATgattccggttccgtttcAGGTACGAGGAGCACCAGCGATTGCCATCGTTGGCTGCCTGTCGCTCGTGGTAGAAATCTACGGCAAACAGTACGACAACAAAGAGGAACTGCACGCGGAACTCCGCAAACGGTTAGAGTACCTCGTTACCTCACGACCCACGGCCGTTAATCTGAAACTGGCCGCAGATGATGTGCTCTCGCAAGCGGACAACTTACTCAACGAGAAGACGATCGATGCTGATGCGATGAAGAAAAGGTAGCTCCGAGCTGACCGAGTTTCGAAAACCCGTGCTGGTAACGATTCAAtctccctttttgtttgtagcattatcgaatcgatcgagcagatGCTGGAAAAGGACATCAAAGACAATCGGGCCATCGGTGATAATGGAGCAAACGTTTTGCTGAAAGGCATCGATCGGCCGCTGAAACTCTTAACCCACTGTAATACTGGATCATTGGCCACTGCTGGGTGAGCGCAAGATTGAAAATGCTTTAGCTCGTTGTTTCATCCTGTCTTGTCCTTCTTTTCAGCTACGGTACGGCTCTGGGTGTGATTAGAAGCGTACACGAGAGGAATCTCTTAGGTAAGTGTGGaccaaaaatggaatcgaCAATCCATTTCATCGCCTATATGTACTCCACAGAACACGTTTACTGCACCGAAACTCGCCCCTACAACCAAGGAGCACGCTTGACGGCATATGAGCTGGTTCACGATCAATTACCGGCCACCTTGGTAACGGATAGCATGGTCGCGGCACTGTTGCATACGAGAAAAATCGATGGGATCATCGTCGGAGCGGATCGTGTTGCGGCGAATGGTGACACGGCGAACAAGATCGGTACCTACCAGATAGCGGTCGTGGCCAAACACCATCAGGTACCGTTCTACGTTGCGGCACCCttcacatcgatcgatttcgacaTCGAGGATGGATCGCGTATCCGTATCGAGGAGCGCCCGGAGAAAGAACTAACCCATCTGGGAGGGCAACGGATTGCGGCTGAGGGAATCAGCTGCTGGAATCCGGCATTCGATGTTACGCCAGCCGATCTGATTACGGGTATCATCACTGAGAGTGGCGTGTTTAAACCAAGTGAACTAGCtaagcaaaacaaagcgaaataAGTGTTTCATATGAGACTTGAAGTTTATTAATCAACAACCGGAACCAATCAATAAAATATATGCTAATGTCTGTTGAATTCTGATAATAGACAACTGTTGTAAGTGAATTTAGCTGTTCCTTTCCGATTGTAACACTCACTCGTATGGTGACCCATTTAGGTGCAGATAGCAGACGATGTACGAACAATCTTTACAATAATGTACTACAAGAAGTTACCTGCACCTTCGCAGCATGGTGGTTGATTGATAACCCTACCACTCTAGTGCCTGTAACCAGTGCCGCTGATATCGGCCCTTCATTTCTTGGTTTTTGTACTGTAATCATAAGCAAAGCTTCTGTGCACGCTCACTTCAGTTGtgtttgataaaaatatgCTATAGCTAATTGCTAGCAGCTCCTGCGCCGTCACTATTGTGGTCTAGCAGCATCAACCCACGCGGAAAGCACCTTATCGTTATCGCTATCTGGTAACGGTATTTACTCGGATCGTACCGTACCTTCCCTAAAGCCCTTCAAACGGTCATTGGAGCTCTCCCCAAGGGCCTAGGGATTTGCGATGAAATAGACACCCGGCTGGGAGGAAAGATTTATGGCGTTTGAAGTCATTATACTAAATTATTTTTTGATTTCCCACCCAACTGCAGTGCCAGATGATAAGGGGGGCCATGGTGGTGCAACAGCCATATGCCATCCCACGATCGGTTGTACGGCGTGTCCAGCGTACACGCAATCATATGGAAGTGCCTCATACCTCACGTGACGAACTCTTATCGCAAACTCGCGACGCGAGATGGATGTCTACCGACTGTTGGCTGGAAGATATGGCTATCACAGCAATCCAGTGCACTATTGGTTTGGACCCGGCCGGAGCAGAAGCCGTTCGACCGCAGAACGGAACAGTCGAGTACATTGTTAGTGGCTGAGGCCCTTTGCCTGGTGAAGTGTATTCCCGTGGATTCCGGTGAACTTCCCCGTGTCTTGCGCTTTTGTTGACTCAAGTGGCAGGAAGCGAGCTTCCGGCAAACCCAACCCTTCAGCCATGGGTGCGATGTTCCGTAGCGAGGAAATGAGCATGGTCCAGCTGCTCATCCAACCCGAAGCTGCCTACCAATCGGTGGCCGAACTGGGCGAGCTGGGCATTGCGCAGTTCCGAGACGTTAGTATGCCGCCCCCGACCTAACTGAGCCCCGAAAATGACCTCGAATCTCGATCGACCATCTTCCTTCAATGCTTCTTCTGCAGCTCAACGCGGACATCAACATGTTCCAGCGGAAGTACACGAGCGAGATTCGCCGGTGTGAGGAAATGGAGCGCAAGATCGGTTACATTCGCCGAGAGATCAACAAGGACTCGGTCACCATACCGGACATGCCGGAAGTGATCCCACGGACGCCGAACTCGCGCGAAATCATCGACCTCGAGGCGCAGCTCGAGAAGACGGAGAACGAAATCGTCGAGCTGTCCGAGAACAACCATGCGTTGCTGCAGAACTTCATGGAGCTAACGGAGCTGAAGAATGTTCTCGAGAAAACGCAGGCAAGTTCTTCAGCAAAACGCTCACCAAATGGCCAATCTGTGATCCTTGTGTTGTGCTGCACTTTCTTCAGGTGTTCTTTTCGGACCGATCGAACGTGCAGAACCTGGAGGCGACCGGTGGTGAGGCCGCTAACGATGGCAAACCGCTGGGCTTCGTGGCCGGTGTGATCTCGCGCGAGCGCATCATCGGTTTCGAGCGTATGCTGTGGCGCGTGTCACGTGGTAACATTTTCCTACGTCAGGCCGTGCTGGAAGAGGCCTTGGTTGATCCGAAAACGGTAAGTGTCTACCATCAGTTGCacccccttcctccttctcctcctccttgccaTCATATGACCACCATTAGGCGATCGTCGCGAGAGATATCGTAGGGCTGAAAGCGATTGTTGTTTTATCTTCCCTCGCGTCGCGTCAGTGACGGTCGCCACTAAGGTTCAGGTTGTCGCGCGCCAGATGTACAACCCCACGGGCCATGTGGTACGAACAGCAGTACAACTACGTGATGGCGTTTGAATTGTTGGTCACATGAGGTTGTTGAGCGGCGAGCTGATTTGATAAGATCACGAGGTACacaccgtcgtcatcgggGAGGACGGGGCACCACCGAGCAGTGTTAACGGGGTTCGGGATTCCGGagattgaattttaattgtgATCTTTCGTTTTGTTAGCGCATCTCGAGTCATCATGGCTGATCGAGGAATGGCGACTAATGATGTAGAGTTTCACTACAAAAGTAAATATTTCACGTGTTATTGTTATGCAATCAATAACACACAGAATAATCTGATAAGCAAATTACCGGCAATGATTACTTCAGATGGCAAAAAGCAATCATAGCCTCAATTTGGTCTCCGTTACGGTTTTCGAGGACAGTGAGATTAACACCTTCGCGCGCTCGTTTGTTTAGTGATATCTCTCAACGACCAAGATACTTTAAATGCTAACTTCTCTTATCACcgttcgtttccttcctttcgtgtGCAGGGTGATTCCATCCACAAGATTGTGTTCGTTGCCTTCTTCCAGGGCGAGCAGCTGAAGAGCCGCGTCAAGAAGGTTTGCACTGGGTAAGGACGGTGGCGTCGAGTGCCGCTACATCTGATTGTTCTACCACTAGCAATCGATTGTCTCACCATTCGGTTCCTCTCCCCACCAGCTATCATGCGTCGCTGTATCCGTGCCCGAACGAGTCCAGCGAGCGGGAGGAAATGCTGCGAGGCGTTCGTACCCGCATCGAGGATCTTAAGATGGTGCTCGGCCAAACGCAGGATCAGCGTCAACGTGTCCTGCTGAACGTGGCCAAGGAAGTGCCGACCTGGGAGATTATcgtgaagaaggtgaaggcCATCTACCATACGCTGAACATGTTCAATGTGGACGTATCGAAGAAGTGTCTGTTCGGTGAGGCCTGGGTTCCGACATCTGGCCTGCAGGACGTGAAGACGGCTCTGGTCAATGGTTCGGCCGCCGTTGGTAGCGCTGTACCATCGTTCCTGAACATTATCGCCACCGATGAGGATCCACCGACGtacaacaaaacgaacaagTTTACGCGCGGGTTCCAGAACCTCATCGAGTCGTACGGTATTGCCACGTACCGTGAGGTTAACCCGGCCCtgtacaccatcatcacgttCCCCTTCCTGTTTGCGATCATGTTCGGTGATCTTGGACACGGGCTGATCCTGTTGATTCTCGGTTTGTGGATGGTGCTGTGGGAGAAGACACTGGACAAGAACAAGGAAGAAATCTGGCAGCTGTTCTTCGGTGGTCGCTACATCATTCTACTGATGGGCATCTTCTCCATGTACACCGGGTTTGTGTACAACGATGTCTTCTCGAAGGCCATGAACATCTTCGGATCGAGCTGGAGCATCAACTACAACACCTCGACCGTGATGGAGAACAAGGAGCTGCAACTTAACCCCACAACGGACTACTCCGAAACGGTGTACTGGTACGGGCTGGATCCTCTGTGGATGCTGGCTACCAACAAGATCATCTTCTTGAACTCCTTCAAGATGAAGCTGTCCATCATTTTCGGTGTGGTGCACATGATCTTCGGTGTGTCCATGAGCGTGGTTAATCACGTTCACTTCCGACGCGTCGAGAATATTCTGCTGGAGTTTATCCCGCAGATGCTgttcttggtgctgctgtttgcctaCATGTGCTTCATGATGTTCTTCAAGTGGATTGTGTACAGTGCCGTCACCGATGAGGACCATCTGAAACCGGGCTGTGCTCCATCGGTGCTTATCATGTTCATTAACATGATGCTGTTCAAGAACCAGGAACCGCTGGAGACGTGCAAGGAGTATATGTTCGATGGCCAGGATACGCTGCAGGTCATCTTCATCGTACTGGGATTGATCTGTATcccttggttgctgctggccaaaccGCTGTACATTATGGTGCAGCGTAAGAAGAAAGGCAACGAACATGTCGCCGAAACGGCACACCAATCTTCCTCGaaccaccacgacgatgagCCGATGAGTGAGATCTTTATCCATCAGGCCATCCATACGATCGAGTACATTCTGAGTACCATCTCCCATACCGCTTCCTACCTTCGACTGTGGGCTCTGTCCTTGGCCCATGCTCGTAAGTAGCCTGTATTTCATATCCCTTAACACGTCGTACTAACAAAGCACGTGTCATTTCAGAACTGTCCGAGGTGCTGTACAACATGGTGTTTACCATTGGTTTGTCCAACGACTCGTACATCGGAGCCATCTTGATTTGGCTCGTTTTCTGGCCATGGTCCGTTCTGACCATCGGTATCCTGGTCGGCATGGAGGGTCTGTCGGCCTTCCTGCATACGCTCCGTTTGCACTGGTATGCTCCGAAGCACCATGTTCTGGTTAGAAGATTTCTCTTATACAAAacaattttgtattttttcttACAGGGTCGAGTTCATGAGCAAGTTCTACGATGGCTTGGGATACGCCTTCAAACCGTTCTCGTTCAAGGCTATTcttgaagaggaggaggtagAATAAAGCGTGCGCCCATCACTGTCTGCGAGGCCTAGTTTGTGCTTGTAGATGATTACGATTTAATCTTTTAAAGATGCtgcaaaatcaataaaacgaTCGTAGtgaatgcaaatgaatcaATAATCTACTCATTCCTAGAGGGATTTATCGTCGATTAAAATTGAGAAAATGGATTGGGAGAGGAgggaatgttttgaaattgaaCGATAAAAAATATCAAGAAGCAGTCAAACTATCAATGTGACGATTGTTGATCAAAGTTACGGACCTAAGtcgaaaaatcgtcaaaaattaggatttgttttcaacaagGATTGTGGATATTatggaaaccgaaaaatcTCCCGGGTCTATGCAGGCACTACTGATCGCTCACACCATTTCAAGGACATTAACGATCGCTCTAGGGTTCGCTGTTAAAAATTatagaaaatattttatttccccTGAATCATTCATCTCAACGAACTCAATATTGTTCTGTTAGAAAATACGATACAATTGTTCAGAACTTTCAGGGATGCTTTACGAAGAGTGCACTCTATGAATCAATTATAATAAAGTACAATGTGTACGACAAATGTTccaaaaattacaaaattaaTTCCAACTTTGTATTGAAAGTGATACATCGTTGCGTGGATGTTTGCGTGAAAACCCCCTGTCTCTGATAATGAACCGACAGACAGGCGCAGACAGACAAACCGTCGAACACTTGTCTCTCTACTCGCTGCAGCTCAAATATTTACCTTCCACAATCTTCAACACTTgtccgacaaaaaaaaacacttaacATTCCAGTATTCATGTGCCGACAGGCTTACACCATATCCCATCACACACATCAATCACCCACACCCGGctgcagcagtaacagcaacagacACCCGCTATGCTATCCCTCCACTAATTACTAGACGAGGGCAGCAGCTCATCGCTGCTCTCGCGAGAGTACTCGCGCGTCCACGCACCGTACCCATTCGAAAATACGGTTCGATCTAGTCGAGGGTAGCCATCGGAAGCCTTCCGCTCCATTCGATGGGCTGACCTTCCCCGAttgtgcgatcgtgcgattgagcgatcgcgtcgtcgtcgttcgttgttGGCCAGCCTCAGTTGGTGTGTTGTGCTCGCACGATTGAAaccacgatcagcagcagt is a window of Anopheles aquasalis chromosome 2, idAnoAquaMG_Q_19, whole genome shotgun sequence DNA encoding:
- the LOC126571507 gene encoding V-type proton ATPase 116 kDa subunit a 1-like, whose product is MGAMFRSEEMSMVQLLIQPEAAYQSVAELGELGIAQFRDLNADINMFQRKYTSEIRRCEEMERKIGYIRREINKDSVTIPDMPEVIPRTPNSREIIDLEAQLEKTENEIVELSENNHALLQNFMELTELKNVLEKTQVFFSDRSNVQNLEATGGEAANDGKPLGFVAGVISRERIIGFERMLWRVSRGNIFLRQAVLEEALVDPKTGDSIHKIVFVAFFQGEQLKSRVKKVCTGYHASLYPCPNESSEREEMLRGVRTRIEDLKMVLGQTQDQRQRVLLNVAKEVPTWEIIVKKVKAIYHTLNMFNVDVSKKCLFGEAWVPTSGLQDVKTALVNGSAAVGSAVPSFLNIIATDEDPPTYNKTNKFTRGFQNLIESYGIATYREVNPALYTIITFPFLFAIMFGDLGHGLILLILGLWMVLWEKTLDKNKEEIWQLFFGGRYIILLMGIFSMYTGFVYNDVFSKAMNIFGSSWSINYNTSTVMENKELQLNPTTDYSETVYWYGLDPLWMLATNKIIFLNSFKMKLSIIFGVVHMIFGVSMSVVNHVHFRRVENILLEFIPQMLFLVLLFAYMCFMMFFKWIVYSAVTDEDHLKPGCAPSVLIMFINMMLFKNQEPLETCKEYMFDGQDTLQVIFIVLGLICIPWLLLAKPLYIMVQRKKKGNEHVAETAHQSSSNHHDDEPMSEIFIHQAIHTIEYILSTISHTASYLRLWALSLAHAQLSEVLYNMVFTIGLSNDSYIGAILIWLVFWPWSVLTIGILVGMEGLSAFLHTLRLHWVEFMSKFYDGLGYAFKPFSFKAILEEEEVE
- the LOC126571508 gene encoding methylthioribose-1-phosphate isomerase, yielding MTLEAIKYKQGQLQILDQLLLPGESRYISITGVEDGWRSINSMQVRGAPAIAIVGCLSLVVEIYGKQYDNKEELHAELRKRLEYLVTSRPTAVNLKLAADDVLSQADNLLNEKTIDADAMKKSIIESIEQMLEKDIKDNRAIGDNGANVLLKGIDRPLKLLTHCNTGSLATAGYGTALGVIRSVHERNLLEHVYCTETRPYNQGARLTAYELVHDQLPATLVTDSMVAALLHTRKIDGIIVGADRVAANGDTANKIGTYQIAVVAKHHQVPFYVAAPFTSIDFDIEDGSRIRIEERPEKELTHLGGQRIAAEGISCWNPAFDVTPADLITGIITESGVFKPSELAKQNKAK